The Juglans regia cultivar Chandler chromosome 2, Walnut 2.0, whole genome shotgun sequence genome includes a window with the following:
- the LOC109014474 gene encoding mitogen-activated protein kinase kinase kinase YODA gives MPSWWGKSSSKDVKKKANKESFIDSIFNRNKGSSEEKCKSRSGGSRRRSSDTVSERGPLSRVPSRSPSPSTQVSRSQSFAERPHAHPLPLPGIQLASVGRTNSGISASSKQICDRVSKPLFLPLPKPGCTPNRADPTDAEVDMATGSVSSDSSTDSDDPSDSRLLSPPTSDYENGNKTTINSPSSGMQKDHFPAVSQKNSSEILKPSNVLFNNRSLSTSPKQRPLRTHVQNLQIPPHGAFCSAPDSSMSSPSRSPMRVFGPEQFMNFGYWAGKSYPDIASGQCSSPGSGHNSGHNSIGGDFSGQLFWPHSRCSPECSPIPSPRMTSPGPSSRIHSGAVTPLHPRAGSATDSSATRPDDGKQQSHRLPLPPLTISNCCPFSPTYSAATTPSVPRSPGRAENPISPGSRWKKGRMLGRGTCGHVYVGFNSESGEMCAMKEVTLFADDAKSKESAQQLGQEIALLSRLRHPNIVQYLGSENVDDRLYIYLEYVSGGSIYKLLQEYGQFGEIAIRSYTQQILSGLAYLHSKNTVHRDIKGANILVDPNGRVKLADFGMAKHISGQSCPLSFKGSPYWMAPEVIKNSNGCNLAVDIWSLGCTVLEMATTKPPWSQYEGIAAMFKIGNSKELPAIPDHLSEDGKNFVRLCLQRNPLHRPTAAQLLDHPFVKNAAPSERPLLSDDPSDAVPMVTNAVRSLGIGHVQSSSCLDSEGVGIHQSRGSKTGSGSSDAQRRNISCPVSPIGSPLLHSRSPQHVSRRMSPSPISSPRTTSGSSTPLNGGSGATAFHHPKQPTMYFHEGVGMIQKGPNSFYTNGSTPYHEPKSDLFRGMPQASHAFREIISSDSGASGNQMGRPILGDTRELYEKQLVLADHASQQPLREHLKQSSSAELKPSSPLLGRN, from the exons ATGCCTTCATGGTGGGGAAAGTCTTCTTCCAAAGatgtaaagaagaaagcaaACAAGGAAAGTTTCATTGATTCGATATTTAACCGAAATAAGGGTTCATCTGAAGAAAAGTGCAAAAGTAGATCAGGAGGCTCTCGGAGACGTTCTAGTGACACTGTTTCAGAAAGGGGACCTCTATCCAGGGTGCCTTCAAGGTCACCATCACCATCCACTCAGGTGTCACGCAGTCAAAGTTTTGCAGAAAGGCCTCATGCCCATCCTCTTCCACTTCCAGGGATACAACTTGCTAGTGTTGGGCGTACTAACTCAGGAATCAGTGCATCATCAAAACAAATATGTGATAGAGTCTCAAAACCACTTTTTTTGCCCCTTCCAAAACCTGGATGTACCCCAAACAGGGCAGATCCCACAGATGCTGAGGTTGATATGGCCACTGGCTCTGTTTCTAGTGATAGTAGCACCGATAGTGATGATCCATCTGACTCTCGTCTTCTTAGTCCCCCAACTTCTGACtatgaaaatggaaacaaaaccACCATAAACAGCCCTTCCAG TGGAATGCAGAAAGATCACTTTCCAGCTGTCAGTCAAAAGAACTCAAGCGAGATTTTGAAACCGTCTAATGTTCTATTCAATAATCGGAGTCTCTCTACATCACCTAAACAGAGACCTTTACGTACGCATGTACAAAATTTGCAGATTCCTCCCCACGGTGCTTTCTGTAGTGCTCCTGACAGCTCGATGTCAAGTCCTTCTAGAAGTCCAATGAGAGTGTTTGGGCCTGAGCAATTTATGAACTTTGGCTACTGGGCAGGAAAATCTTATCCAGATATAGCTTCTGGTCAGTGCTCTAGTCCAGGCTCAGGTCATAATTCTGGGCATAATTCAATTGGGGGTGATTTTTCGGGACAGCTTTTTTGGCCACACAGCAGGTGCAGTCCTGAGTGTTCTCCAATTCCTAGTCCCAGGATGACAAGCCCCGGTCCCAGCTCCAGAATACACAGTGGTGCTGTCACCCCTCTGCATCCACGAGCTGGATCTGCCACAGATTCATCTGCAACTCGACCTGATGATGGGAAACAGCAGAGTCACCGGTTGCCCCTTCCTCCCTTGACAATATCAAATTGTTGCCCCTTTTCTCCCACATATTCAGCAGCTACAACTCCTTCAGTTCCGCGTAGTCCTGGTAGAGCAGAAAATCCGATAAGCCCAGGTTCACGCTGGAAGAAGGGACGCATGCTCGGGAGGGGTACATGTGGACATGTATATGTTGGTTTTAACAG TGAAAGTGGTGAGATGTGCGCCATGAAAGAGGTAACTCTCTTTGCAGATGATGCAAAGTCAAAGGAAAGTGCACAGCAGCTGGGGCAA GAAATTGCACTGCTAAGTCGCCTGCGACATCCAAATATAGTGCAGTATCTTGGGTCTGAGAAT GTAGATGacagactatatatatatctagaatATGTATCTGGTGGTTCCATCTATAAACTGCTTCAAGAATATGGTCAGTTTGGTGAAATAGCTATTCGCAGTTACACTCAACAAATTCTGTCTGGGCTTGCATATCTGCATTCTAAAAACACTGTCCATAG GGACATCAAAGGAGCAAATATTCTGGTAGACCCCAATGGCCGGGTGAAATTGGCGGATTTTGGGATGGCAAAGCAT ATCTCTGGGCAGTCTTGTCCATTATCCTTCAAGGGAAGCCCTTATTGGATGGCGCCTGAG GTTATCAAGAATTCAAATGGTTGCAATCTTGCTGTTGATATTTGGAGCCTTGGATGCACTGTGTTAGAGATGGCTACAACAAAACCACCATGGAGCCAGTATGAAGGG ATTGCTGCTATGTTTAAGATTGGAAATAGCAAGGAACTTCCTGCAATTCCTGATCATCTTTCAGAGGATGGAAAGAATTTTGTGAGGTTGTGTTTGCAGCGTAATCCATTACATCGTCCTACAGCTGCTCAGCTTTTGGATCATCCTTTTGTTAAGAATGCTGCACCATCAGAAAGACCCCTTTTGAGTGATGATCCTTCAGACGCAGTTCCCATGGTTACAAATGCTGTGAGATCTCTG GGCATTGGACATGTACAGAGTTCTTCATGCTTAGACTCGGAAGGAGTTGGTATCCATCAGTCTAGAGGCTCAAAAACCGGTTCAGGATCCAG TGATGCCCAGCGACGGAATATATCATGCCCAGTTTCTCCCATTGGGAGCCCTCTTCTACATTCAAGGTCACCACAACATGTGAGCAGAAGGATGTCCCCCTCTCCAATTTCTAGCCCTCGTACGACATCTGGTTCATCTACTCCCCTTAACGGTGGTAGTGGTGCTACCGCATTTCATCACCCAAAGCAGCCAACTATGTACTTTCACGAAGGTGTAGGAATGATCCAAAAGGGCCCAAATAGTTTCTATACTAATGGCAGCACCCCTTATCATGAGCCAAAGTCTGACCTATTTCGAGGGATGCCACAAGCTTCTCATGCTTTCCGTGAGATAATTTCATCCGATAGTGGTGCTTCTGGAAACCAGATGGGACGTCCTATCCTTGGGGACACCAGGGAATTGTATGAGAAACAGTTGGTTTTGGCCGATCATGCTTCTCAGCAGCCCTTAAGGGAGCATCTGAAGCAAAGTTCATCAGCAGAACTTAAACCCAGCTCACCATTGCTCGGTCGTAATTGA